One Terriglobales bacterium genomic window carries:
- the pal gene encoding peptidoglycan-associated lipoprotein Pal — MIAKTRKWPTLALALAVILTLGACKKKEAPPPPPPPPPVAAPTASLSANPNVIEQGQSTTLSWRTENATDVSLEGMGSVDANGSRSVTPSDSTTYRLIAKGPGGTQEATARVTVRMPTTTSTVNAGDEELFAQNVKDVFFDYDKFDIRSDAASQIAANARFLAQHPNMHLLIEGHCDERGSTEYNIALGDNRASSAKDALVRAGVSADRIKTTSFGKEKPFCTGSNEQCWQQNRRGHFVFQR, encoded by the coding sequence TTGATCGCGAAAACAAGGAAGTGGCCGACGCTGGCCCTGGCGTTGGCCGTCATCCTGACGCTGGGCGCGTGCAAGAAGAAGGAAGCGCCCCCGCCGCCTCCGCCTCCGCCGCCGGTGGCGGCGCCCACCGCGTCGCTCTCGGCCAATCCCAATGTGATCGAGCAGGGGCAGTCCACCACCTTGAGCTGGCGGACCGAGAACGCCACCGACGTCAGCCTGGAAGGCATGGGCTCGGTGGACGCCAACGGATCGCGCAGCGTGACGCCGAGTGACTCCACCACCTATCGCCTGATCGCCAAAGGACCGGGAGGCACGCAGGAGGCCACGGCGCGAGTCACGGTCAGAATGCCGACGACGACCTCGACTGTCAACGCCGGCGACGAGGAGTTGTTCGCGCAGAACGTCAAGGACGTCTTCTTCGATTACGACAAGTTCGACATCCGTTCGGACGCGGCCTCGCAGATCGCGGCCAACGCCCGCTTCCTGGCGCAGCATCCCAACATGCACCTTCTGATCGAGGGACACTGCGACGAACGCGGCTCCACCGAGTACAACATAGCGCTGGGCGATAACCGCGCCAGCTCCGCCAAGGATGCTCTGGTCAGGGCCGGCGTCAGCGCCGACCGCATCAAGACCACCAGCTTCGGCAAGGAGAAGCCGTTCTGCACCGGATCCAACGAGCAGTGCTGGCAGCAGAACCGGCGCGGCCACTTCGTCTTTCAGAGGTAG
- a CDS encoding tetratricopeptide repeat protein — translation MKTRSLLFVLVVLLAVSSTPKAWGVSKEIIQLQSQVQALQDQMSQMRQSFDERMGVMRNLVEQSTDNVNKMSTAVSSLERRLGDQSSETASKVDDVSGQVQALHDTLDEMKARLAKISKQLDDMNAAKENLGAATGGPPPPQAPPPDVLYDNALRDFTAARYPLSGQEFTDYLRFYSGTDKAGNAQFYLGDIAYKQGNYAQAVREYDKVLEQYPGNIKSAAAQLKKGYALGELGQKDAAVRELQNLVARYPRSPEATQARERLRKLGAAPSRARR, via the coding sequence ATGAAAACACGAAGTCTGCTGTTTGTTCTTGTCGTCCTTCTCGCGGTCAGCTCCACCCCCAAAGCCTGGGGCGTCAGCAAGGAGATCATCCAGTTGCAGTCCCAGGTGCAGGCGCTCCAGGACCAGATGAGCCAGATGCGCCAGTCCTTTGACGAGCGCATGGGCGTGATGAGGAACCTGGTGGAGCAGTCGACCGACAACGTCAACAAGATGAGCACGGCGGTCAGCAGCCTGGAGAGACGCCTGGGCGACCAGAGCTCCGAGACCGCCTCCAAGGTCGACGATGTCTCCGGTCAGGTGCAGGCGCTGCACGACACCCTGGACGAGATGAAGGCGCGCCTGGCCAAGATCAGCAAGCAACTCGACGACATGAACGCCGCCAAGGAAAACCTGGGCGCGGCCACCGGCGGTCCTCCCCCGCCCCAGGCGCCTCCGCCCGACGTCCTGTACGACAACGCATTGCGAGACTTTACTGCCGCTCGCTATCCGCTTTCCGGCCAGGAGTTCACGGATTACTTGAGGTTCTACTCGGGTACCGACAAGGCGGGGAACGCGCAGTTCTATCTGGGCGACATCGCCTACAAGCAGGGAAACTACGCCCAGGCGGTGCGGGAGTACGACAAGGTCCTGGAGCAGTATCCGGGCAACATCAAATCGGCAGCGGCGCAGCTCAAGAAGGGCTACGCCCTGGGGGAACTGGGGCAGAAAGATGCGGCGGTGAGAGAGTTGCAGAACCTGGTGGCCCGCTACCCGCGCTCCCCGGAAGCCACCCAGGCCCGCGAGCGGCTGCGCAAGCTGGGGGCCGCCCCGTCCCGAGCGCGCCGCTGA